In one Pleomorphomonas sp. T1.2MG-36 genomic region, the following are encoded:
- a CDS encoding ABC transporter permease, with translation MKKPSFMKESVGPVLTVLAVLVALWYVAALFMNHSMVIAEAELKGLAFTPSEIWLKSWALDKPLLPAPHQVIAELWRSTAGLSVASKRSLVYHGWVTLSATLLGFLLGTLLGILLAIGIVHQKVMDKSLMPWIIASQTVPILAVAPMLIVVLNAIGISGLLPKALISTYLSFFPVVVGMVKGLRSPEAIHLDLMRTYNADDFQVFTKLRWPASVPFLFASLKVGIAISLIGAIVGELPTGAVAGLGARLLSGSYYGQTIQIWAALFAAAFLAGLLVLVVGWSERLVMHLMGSRPERRAA, from the coding sequence CGTCCTCGTGGCGCTCTGGTACGTCGCGGCCTTGTTCATGAACCACTCCATGGTCATCGCCGAAGCTGAGCTCAAGGGGCTGGCATTCACGCCCTCCGAGATCTGGCTGAAGTCGTGGGCGCTCGACAAGCCGCTGCTGCCGGCGCCGCATCAGGTGATCGCCGAGTTGTGGCGGAGCACGGCCGGCCTGTCGGTCGCCTCCAAGCGCAGCCTCGTCTACCACGGCTGGGTGACGCTGTCGGCGACGCTGCTCGGCTTCCTGCTCGGCACGCTGCTCGGCATCCTGCTCGCCATCGGCATCGTCCATCAGAAGGTGATGGACAAGTCGCTGATGCCCTGGATCATCGCCAGCCAGACGGTGCCGATCCTCGCCGTCGCCCCCATGCTGATCGTCGTGCTCAACGCAATCGGCATCTCCGGCCTGCTGCCCAAGGCGCTGATCTCCACCTATCTGTCCTTCTTCCCGGTGGTGGTCGGCATGGTGAAGGGGCTGCGGTCGCCGGAAGCCATCCATCTCGACCTGATGCGCACCTACAACGCCGACGATTTCCAGGTGTTCACCAAGCTGCGCTGGCCGGCCTCGGTGCCCTTCCTGTTCGCCTCGCTCAAGGTCGGCATCGCCATATCCCTGATCGGCGCCATCGTCGGCGAATTGCCGACCGGCGCGGTGGCCGGTCTCGGGGCGCGTCTCCTGTCGGGCTCCTACTACGGCCAGACTATCCAGATCTGGGCGGCCCTGTTCGCGGCGGCCTTCCTGGCCGGCCTGCTGGTGCTGGTGGTCGGGTGGTCGGAACGCCTCGTCATGCACCTGATGGGTTCTCGTCCCGAGCGGAGGGCAGCCTGA